One window from the genome of Acidihalobacter ferrooxydans encodes:
- a CDS encoding flavodoxin family protein, which translates to MNTFTGLRALYVNTSLEKNRESSHTRFLMEASSSIMQKKGVDVDYLHFTEHKVPPGVYPDMTEHGWDTDEWPSLWDKFTAADILIIGTPLWLGEESSVCRLLIERLYAMSGNLNEKGQSIYYGKVGGCIITGNEDGIKHTAMTLGFALNHLGYTIPPQADCGWIGEAGPGPSYGDILEDGSRAGFDNDFTQRNTTIMTWNCMHLARMFKDQCGISNQGNDRNAWKAGERFDYENPLLEGGRHS; encoded by the coding sequence ATGAATACATTTACCGGATTGAGAGCGCTTTACGTCAACACGTCACTGGAGAAAAACCGCGAAAGCAGTCATACCAGGTTTCTGATGGAGGCATCCTCTTCCATCATGCAGAAAAAAGGAGTCGACGTCGACTATTTGCATTTTACTGAACACAAAGTGCCGCCGGGCGTTTATCCCGACATGACAGAACATGGCTGGGATACCGATGAGTGGCCATCCTTGTGGGATAAATTCACGGCTGCCGATATCCTCATCATCGGCACACCGCTTTGGTTGGGTGAGGAAAGTTCAGTCTGCAGACTTCTGATAGAGCGCCTGTATGCCATGTCAGGAAATCTCAATGAAAAGGGCCAATCCATCTATTACGGCAAAGTCGGGGGATGCATCATCACGGGAAATGAGGACGGAATCAAACACACGGCGATGACTCTCGGGTTCGCGCTGAACCATCTGGGTTACACCATTCCACCACAAGCCGATTGCGGCTGGATCGGAGAAGCGGGGCCTGGACCTTCATATGGGGATATTCTTGAAGATGGCTCTCGGGCCGGTTTCGATAACGATTTTACGCAACGCAATACCACCATTATGACTTGGAATTGCATGCATCTGGCGCGTATGTTCAAAGACCAGTGCGGGATTTCAAACCAGGGTAATGACCGAAATGCCTGGAAAGCTGGCGAACGGTTTGATTATGAAAATCCTCTTCTAGAGGGAGGTAGACACTCATAG
- a CDS encoding YnfA family protein produces MALLRIVLLFVVTAVAEIVGCYLPWLVIKQGKPLWLLLPAAVSLAAFAWLLTLHPTAAGRTYAAYGGVYIAVAIGWLWMVEGIRPSLWDVIGALVALTGMAIIMFAPRQ; encoded by the coding sequence CTGGCCTTGCTGCGCATCGTGCTCCTGTTTGTCGTCACGGCGGTCGCCGAGATCGTCGGCTGCTATCTGCCCTGGCTCGTGATCAAGCAGGGCAAGCCGCTTTGGCTGCTGTTGCCCGCGGCGGTTTCGCTGGCCGCATTCGCGTGGTTATTGACCCTGCATCCCACGGCGGCTGGACGCACTTATGCCGCGTATGGCGGCGTATATATCGCCGTGGCAATCGGCTGGCTATGGATGGTCGAAGGGATACGTCCCAGTCTGTGGGATGTTATCGGCGCCCTCGTCGCTCTCACCGGGATGGCCATTATCATGTTTGCGCCCAGGCAGTAG
- a CDS encoding IS3 family transposase (programmed frameshift), translated as MSERKKRKVYSPEFKAKVGIEALKGIKTVNEIGQEYGVHPVQVGQWKKAIQEQASRLFEGKRGPKPVVEHQQPDKLYSEIGKLKMELDWLKKKFRNQPAMKRRHWIEPNTAIALTRQCELASVTRSTVYAQHEPKEVDEAEQRLCRLLDEEYTRHPFYGSRRMVVFLKGEGHPVNRKRVQRLMRLMGLAAMAPGPHTSQPHPQHKVYPYRLRGLAITRPNQVWSTDITYVRLAHGFAYLVAVIDWYSRRVLSWRVSNTLDTGFCIDCLEEALRCDGKPEIFNSDQGAQFTSTAFTDVLKREGIRISMDGRGRALDNIFVERLWRSVKHEDIYLKGYDVLGELTLGLTDYFMFYNAERPHQSLAYQTPDRVYRTGHGGGAKIVDKFSGEGDQAETHEAPGQRRTAVGETVSAA; from the exons ATGAGTGAGAGAAAGAAGCGAAAGGTCTACAGCCCGGAATTCAAAGCCAAGGTAGGCATCGAGGCCCTGAAAGGCATCAAGACAGTCAACGAGATCGGTCAGGAATACGGGGTTCACCCGGTTCAGGTGGGCCAATGGAAGAAAGCGATCCAGGAGCAGGCGTCGCGCCTGTTCGAGGGCAAACGTGGTCCGAAGCCTGTGGTGGAGCATCAACAGCCGGACAAGCTCTACAGCGAGATCGGCAAGCTGAAAATGGAATTGGACTGGCTGAAAAAAAAGT TCCGGAATCAGCCTGCCATGAAGCGCCGGCACTGGATAGAACCCAACACAGCGATCGCGCTGACCCGCCAATGCGAATTGGCCAGCGTCACCCGGTCAACGGTCTATGCCCAGCACGAACCCAAGGAGGTGGACGAGGCAGAGCAACGTTTGTGTCGTCTCCTCGACGAGGAATACACCCGCCACCCCTTCTACGGCAGCCGCCGGATGGTGGTCTTCCTGAAGGGAGAAGGCCACCCGGTCAATCGCAAGCGGGTACAACGCCTCATGCGCTTGATGGGGCTGGCCGCAATGGCGCCAGGCCCTCACACCAGTCAGCCACATCCGCAGCACAAGGTCTATCCTTATCGGCTAAGGGGTCTTGCCATCACGCGCCCCAATCAGGTCTGGAGCACCGACATCACCTATGTTCGCCTGGCACACGGCTTTGCCTATCTGGTCGCGGTTATTGACTGGTACAGCCGCAGGGTATTGAGCTGGCGAGTGAGCAACACCCTGGACACAGGCTTCTGCATCGACTGTCTCGAGGAAGCCCTGCGATGCGATGGCAAACCAGAGATATTCAACAGCGACCAGGGAGCGCAGTTCACCAGCACAGCTTTCACCGATGTCCTCAAGCGCGAAGGGATCCGTATCAGCATGGATGGCCGGGGCCGTGCGCTGGACAATATCTTCGTGGAGCGGCTCTGGCGCAGCGTCAAGCATGAGGACATCTATCTCAAGGGATACGACGTCTTGGGAGAGCTGACGCTCGGGCTGACCGATTACTTCATGTTCTACAACGCAGAGCGCCCCCACCAGTCACTTGCTTACCAGACACCGGATCGGGTCTACCGTACGGGCCATGGAGGTGGAGCCAAGATCGTAGATAAATTCTCCGGGGAAGGAGATCAAGCAGAAACACATGAAGCACCGGGGCAGCGCCGCACAGCTGTGGGTGAGACAGTATCCGCAGCTTAA
- a CDS encoding 2OG-Fe(II) oxygenase — protein MEFIDEAVMSTLQADADAFRKRKPYPHQSIQGFLKQSAFDRLCREAPAPETMTRERHRRAYGQKPHERLSLQVVPRSEDQISEPWRRFIGELRGPAYQNFWRTLLGLPAWAPVIFSMHWHYAPAGASVSPHTDARRKIGSHIFYLNTPEDWDEDWGGQTLVLDDAGRFKRHSAPDFDDFEVAAASKVLGNSSFLFAQTTRSWHAVRELRNPPGHLRKVFIVVPNRLSFQVLSRRLRGKDPDGFKLY, from the coding sequence ATGGAATTCATAGACGAGGCGGTGATGAGCACCCTGCAGGCGGATGCGGACGCTTTTCGTAAACGTAAACCGTATCCGCACCAGTCGATTCAGGGATTTCTCAAACAGTCGGCGTTTGATCGCCTGTGCAGGGAGGCGCCGGCGCCCGAGACAATGACCCGAGAACGCCATCGGCGTGCGTACGGGCAGAAGCCGCATGAACGGCTCAGCCTGCAGGTCGTGCCACGCAGCGAGGATCAGATTTCTGAACCATGGCGCCGGTTCATTGGCGAATTGCGCGGGCCCGCGTACCAGAATTTCTGGAGAACGCTGCTGGGCCTGCCCGCCTGGGCGCCGGTCATTTTCAGCATGCACTGGCATTATGCGCCGGCGGGCGCATCGGTTTCGCCGCATACCGATGCCCGGCGCAAGATCGGCTCGCACATCTTTTATCTGAATACGCCCGAAGACTGGGACGAAGACTGGGGCGGTCAGACACTGGTACTGGACGACGCAGGCCGTTTCAAACGCCACTCGGCGCCGGATTTCGATGATTTCGAGGTGGCGGCGGCATCGAAGGTGCTGGGCAACTCCAGTTTTCTGTTCGCCCAGACCACGCGCTCCTGGCATGCGGTGCGCGAATTACGCAATCCGCCGGGGCACTTGCGCAAGGTGTTTATCGTCGTGCCCAACCGCCTGTCTTTTCAGGTGTTGTCGCGCCGTTTGCGCGGCAAGGATCCGGATGGCTTCAAATTGTATTGA
- the egtB gene encoding ergothioneine biosynthesis protein EgtB — protein sequence MDNSSLHLRYQSIRDRSVALTHPLSPEDCCAQSMMEASPAKWHLAHTTWFFETFVLEPSEKRFKPYNRAYRELFNSYYNGVGDQYPRPNRGLLTRPSMEEVLAYRSVVDQCVLDLIDKDALDAKQRALMTLGLNHEQQHQELLLTDIKHLFSFNPLDPVYDDSQHSVGQNPPPPMTWMSYSGGLTKIGYDGDEFCFDNELPLHLSYLHDYQLASRLITNGEYLDFMEDGGYENPLLWLAEGWDWRQRHALTHPLYWCWKDGAWFEFTLHGLIPLDMFSPVVHVSYYEADAYTRWSEARLPTEIEWEHAAKYHPVEGHLAESGLFHPRTVQDSGSHQFFGDTWEWTQSSYSPYPGYRIGIGAVGEYNGKFMVNQYVLRGGSCVTPSSHIRPSYRNFFPADARWQFSGIRLAKMPD from the coding sequence ATGGATAATTCCTCATTACATCTTCGTTATCAATCGATTCGTGATCGTTCTGTTGCGTTGACCCATCCCTTGTCACCGGAAGACTGTTGTGCGCAGTCCATGATGGAAGCCAGCCCTGCAAAGTGGCATTTGGCCCATACCACTTGGTTTTTTGAGACCTTCGTTCTGGAGCCTAGCGAGAAACGATTCAAGCCCTACAATCGCGCATATAGGGAGCTTTTCAATTCTTATTACAATGGGGTCGGGGATCAATATCCCAGGCCGAATCGTGGCTTGCTGACCCGGCCAAGCATGGAAGAGGTCCTTGCCTATCGCTCCGTAGTCGATCAGTGCGTCCTGGATTTAATCGACAAAGATGCCCTTGATGCAAAGCAGCGCGCACTGATGACACTGGGATTGAATCATGAACAACAGCACCAGGAGCTTTTGCTGACCGATATCAAGCACTTGTTTTCATTCAATCCGCTGGATCCCGTCTATGACGATAGTCAGCACAGTGTCGGTCAAAATCCACCTCCTCCTATGACATGGATGTCCTACTCTGGAGGACTTACCAAGATTGGTTATGATGGCGATGAATTCTGCTTCGATAATGAGCTGCCCCTTCATCTTTCATATCTGCACGATTACCAACTGGCTTCTCGTCTGATCACCAATGGTGAGTATCTGGATTTCATGGAGGATGGTGGATATGAAAATCCTTTGTTATGGCTGGCCGAAGGATGGGACTGGCGGCAACGACATGCCCTCACTCATCCTCTGTATTGGTGCTGGAAGGATGGAGCGTGGTTTGAGTTCACCTTGCACGGCCTGATTCCTTTGGACATGTTTTCTCCGGTAGTGCATGTGTCCTATTACGAAGCCGATGCCTATACCCGGTGGTCGGAAGCCCGATTGCCGACCGAGATAGAGTGGGAACATGCCGCAAAATATCATCCCGTCGAAGGCCATCTCGCCGAATCTGGCCTCTTCCATCCCAGAACAGTCCAGGACAGTGGTTCACATCAGTTTTTCGGCGACACATGGGAATGGACGCAGTCTAGTTACTCTCCCTACCCGGGTTACCGTATAGGCATTGGTGCCGTGGGCGAATACAACGGCAAGTTCATGGTCAACCAATATGTGCTCCGCGGCGGTTCTTGTGTGACGCCATCCAGCCACATTCGGCCCAGTTACCGAAATTTCTTTCCTGCCGACGCACGTTGGCAGTTCTCCGGAATACGTTTGGCGAAAATGCCGGACTGA
- a CDS encoding tyrosine-protein phosphatase, protein MHTPTTMRPWRRVVTHYRALVQEHGWVRLLLTHNFHAVGRQAFRSGQLPPWMLARQIRRHNLRTIVNLRGPLDTPALILEREVCAKAGVAHLDIRLCSRDTHRPALLLEIKALLETLEYPALFHCMSGADRAGFMATLYLHWVEGVPIERTRQLRFWPFWHYRYAKTGLLDHFFDCYLAATREHDISLEQWIRHGYRQEAVRGSFRSYPWLDRLVDRVLRRE, encoded by the coding sequence ATGCACACTCCCACGACCATGCGCCCCTGGCGCCGGGTGGTTACACACTATCGGGCCCTCGTTCAAGAACACGGTTGGGTCAGGCTGTTACTGACGCATAATTTTCATGCCGTCGGACGCCAGGCCTTCCGCTCCGGCCAATTGCCGCCCTGGATGCTTGCCAGACAAATACGTCGACACAACTTGCGCACGATCGTCAACCTGCGCGGACCGCTCGACACGCCCGCGCTGATTCTGGAGCGCGAGGTCTGCGCCAAGGCGGGCGTGGCGCACCTGGATATCCGGCTGTGTTCGCGCGACACTCATAGACCCGCGTTATTGCTCGAAATCAAGGCGTTGCTGGAGACCCTCGAGTATCCGGCCCTGTTTCATTGCATGTCCGGCGCCGACCGGGCCGGGTTCATGGCCACCTTGTATCTGCATTGGGTGGAAGGCGTGCCGATCGAGCGAACGCGGCAGCTGCGGTTCTGGCCCTTCTGGCATTACCGCTATGCCAAAACGGGCTTGCTTGATCATTTCTTCGACTGTTATCTGGCCGCGACAAGGGAGCACGACATCAGCCTTGAGCAATGGATCCGACATGGATACCGGCAGGAGGCTGTCCGCGGTAGTTTCCGAAGCTATCCCTGGCTGGATCGCCTGGTCGACCGGGTTCTGCGCCGCGAATGA
- a CDS encoding cytochrome C oxidase assembly protein: MNPNLPPNAAETKHVVEGEINRTVRLIGLLIGGLLLLAVALGVWRSLTTSETGSGAVVAGLVLSEVIFAAALIMLGSIVEGFGFGLALGTQWPYTRNILLLTLRGDPEAAHRVLATAVGLCAVALAILDPRYETFLGVGLIVTTALFGMGTLYVLAGKAPAFVHGTHGLLAYSVFLNYLLLLSHPGIGLFTYIEVTVALHSILFAIFMGGMVTGGRGFGIPIEPFLHPQKPSQWIFVVHGLAALIVVGTLGWLSPLYPIAFALALLQAAVGFFLFYAVNLKPKTPGIMVVFHQIMALLITTAVVLQWRF; the protein is encoded by the coding sequence GTGAACCCGAACCTGCCCCCCAATGCCGCTGAGACCAAGCACGTCGTTGAAGGCGAAATCAACCGTACCGTACGCCTCATCGGCTTGCTGATTGGGGGACTTCTTCTGCTGGCGGTGGCCCTGGGGGTGTGGCGAAGCCTGACCACTTCGGAGACGGGTTCGGGGGCGGTCGTGGCCGGCCTGGTTCTCTCCGAGGTGATCTTCGCCGCCGCCCTCATCATGTTAGGCAGCATCGTCGAAGGGTTCGGCTTCGGGCTCGCACTCGGCACCCAATGGCCCTATACCCGCAACATTTTGCTCCTGACCCTGCGCGGGGACCCGGAAGCCGCCCATCGCGTACTCGCCACGGCCGTCGGGCTGTGTGCAGTGGCGCTGGCTATCCTCGACCCGCGGTACGAAACTTTTCTTGGCGTTGGCCTGATCGTGACTACCGCCCTGTTCGGCATGGGCACTCTGTATGTGCTGGCCGGCAAGGCGCCGGCCTTCGTTCATGGCACCCACGGCCTACTGGCCTATTCGGTGTTTTTAAACTACCTGCTGCTGCTATCCCACCCCGGCATCGGCCTGTTCACCTACATCGAAGTGACGGTGGCGCTGCACTCTATTCTGTTTGCCATTTTCATGGGCGGCATGGTCACAGGCGGGCGAGGTTTCGGCATCCCCATCGAGCCCTTCCTGCATCCTCAAAAACCCTCGCAATGGATTTTCGTCGTTCACGGGCTAGCGGCTCTGATCGTCGTTGGTACACTTGGCTGGCTCAGCCCCCTCTACCCAATCGCCTTCGCCTTAGCCTTGTTGCAGGCGGCAGTGGGGTTTTTTCTGTTCTATGCCGTCAATCTCAAACCCAAGACTCCCGGTATCATGGTCGTGTTCCACCAGATCATGGCATTACTGATCACCACTGCCGTGGTGTTGCAATGGCGGTTTTGA
- a CDS encoding sensor histidine kinase has translation MGDSLLVSTNRLVSRILQSVYAVSSWRPDAVWSWIKPLLQRPPPVPSAHSFDNRDAIAALIHEINNPLSTLVNAAFALSEQAGATPERRQFAQTLRGEARRIHHLADTMGMLCRHQNVEHANFDLTDVLNDLLLLARLEPGLRGERQLLIRSSEGPLPVRGDAELIQQVLWNLLLNASHHGVGDIELEVQLQRKQVKLCICNRCPQKPPANDGMTLDLSLSNYILSRHRSTLCLIRHDDRFEASFILQRTRRLEVQ, from the coding sequence ATGGGAGACTCTCTCTTGGTCTCGACAAACAGGTTGGTATCGCGGATCCTACAGTCCGTGTATGCCGTGTCATCCTGGCGGCCAGATGCTGTGTGGAGCTGGATCAAACCCCTGCTTCAGCGCCCTCCCCCGGTACCCAGTGCCCACTCCTTCGACAACCGGGACGCCATCGCAGCCTTGATCCATGAAATCAATAACCCCCTCAGCACGCTGGTTAACGCCGCCTTCGCACTCAGCGAACAGGCGGGCGCCACCCCGGAAAGGCGCCAGTTTGCCCAGACCCTACGCGGCGAGGCCAGGCGCATCCATCATCTGGCTGACACCATGGGCATGCTGTGCCGCCACCAGAATGTGGAACACGCAAATTTCGACTTGACCGATGTGTTGAACGACCTACTGCTCCTGGCGCGGCTCGAACCCGGTTTGCGCGGAGAACGTCAACTCCTCATTCGAAGCTCGGAAGGTCCTCTGCCGGTACGAGGCGACGCCGAACTGATCCAGCAAGTGCTATGGAACCTGCTGCTCAATGCTTCGCACCACGGCGTGGGCGATATTGAGCTGGAGGTGCAACTGCAGCGCAAACAGGTCAAGCTCTGCATCTGTAACCGCTGCCCGCAGAAGCCACCTGCCAACGACGGTATGACTCTAGACTTGTCTCTGTCGAACTACATCCTCAGCCGGCACCGTTCCACACTATGCCTGATTCGTCACGACGACCGGTTCGAAGCCAGCTTCATCCTGCAGCGCACGCGGCGGCTTGAAGTACAGTGA
- a CDS encoding LysR substrate-binding domain-containing protein: MNLRQVQYVCAVVEHGFSVTAAATALFTSQPGISKQIRLLEEELGGQIFERYGRQLLRLTEFGQALLPFFRRCRTEAENIRRAAKDLTNPETGDLSIATAHNQARYALPPVIAAFRRRHPSTRLHLHQGEPDQIAELAAEGRVDFVIATEGLDHFSDLVLLPCYRWGRAVVVPRGHPLEAASPFTLATLARYPLVSYTFGFGSQSGIYATFARRQLSPELALTAPDTEVIKTYVRQGLGVGLIAKMAYDPDRDSDLSCLDAGHLFPLETTSIGLRHGLALRGYMYDFIHLFAPHFDRVGIEVFLQAHEPQKQQRLFRAHLAYLSVR, from the coding sequence ATGAATCTGCGTCAAGTTCAGTATGTGTGCGCCGTAGTCGAACATGGCTTCAGTGTTACTGCTGCCGCCACGGCCCTGTTCACGTCGCAACCAGGGATTAGTAAACAGATACGCTTACTGGAAGAGGAGCTTGGTGGTCAGATTTTTGAGCGCTATGGCAGACAGTTGCTCCGCTTGACCGAGTTCGGTCAGGCGCTTCTTCCCTTTTTTCGGCGCTGCCGCACGGAAGCGGAAAACATTCGCCGCGCCGCCAAAGATCTTACAAATCCAGAAACGGGAGATTTGTCGATCGCTACCGCACATAATCAGGCGCGCTACGCGTTGCCTCCAGTGATCGCAGCGTTCCGTCGGCGTCATCCCAGCACGCGTCTACATCTGCACCAGGGCGAACCTGACCAGATTGCTGAGCTGGCCGCCGAAGGTAGGGTCGATTTTGTTATCGCCACCGAAGGTCTGGATCATTTCTCTGACTTGGTTCTCTTGCCATGTTATCGGTGGGGGCGGGCGGTAGTGGTGCCTCGGGGACATCCGCTGGAGGCCGCTTCTCCATTTACCCTGGCTACCCTGGCACGCTACCCCCTAGTCAGTTACACCTTCGGCTTCGGCAGCCAATCCGGGATCTATGCGACCTTTGCTCGTCGTCAGCTTTCACCGGAGCTGGCGCTTACCGCTCCGGACACCGAGGTCATTAAAACCTATGTTCGTCAAGGCCTCGGAGTCGGCTTGATTGCCAAAATGGCTTATGATCCCGACCGCGATTCCGATTTGAGTTGTCTGGATGCCGGGCATCTGTTCCCCTTGGAGACGACTAGCATCGGCTTGCGCCATGGGTTGGCGCTGCGCGGGTACATGTATGATTTCATCCACCTGTTCGCCCCGCATTTCGATCGCGTGGGTATCGAGGTTTTCCTGCAGGCCCATGAACCTCAGAAACAGCAACGCTTGTTTCGGGCGCACCTGGCCTATCTGAGTGTGCGCTAA
- a CDS encoding YncE family protein, with amino-acid sequence MCVAKLWIISGVTVVFALLASSAPFATAFAESRPISNHTGRVNIDTHEISGRWEIGAYSSPPKGPGPGKLVAWKIGTNQTRTIVFGKPSTLSGNSFYIAHDAINQRLYVPTLAGKVFTINARTFSHQDWIVAPKGSRVARISPDGKQLLVMSATTTFAYSLPKLTLLYERKYGGNAVVFSPHGQYAYIGGNMNESLLKIETKTGKVIHVYPISHSGDLAYADGKVFSANMRTGIMTVLYVHSGKIVNISTPEVDPHFSYHHIPEATAGFMQLAVDPSHHRLYAAGFSGHILKFSTSKPAYLGEISVSAAPRGAPDKLSGISILDGGRDAFVTVENIKTSVVVKLSTGRIIRKLPGIASNRWVTVVIPAAGSSYRGQDTHVEYNSPYQ; translated from the coding sequence ATGTGCGTCGCAAAACTTTGGATAATCTCTGGTGTCACGGTTGTTTTCGCATTGCTGGCATCCAGTGCGCCATTTGCAACTGCATTCGCGGAATCGCGCCCGATAAGCAATCATACCGGTCGGGTCAATATCGATACTCATGAGATATCGGGCCGATGGGAAATCGGAGCCTATTCATCACCGCCAAAAGGTCCTGGGCCAGGGAAACTGGTTGCCTGGAAGATAGGTACCAACCAAACCCGCACAATAGTTTTTGGCAAACCATCCACGCTTTCTGGCAATAGTTTTTACATCGCACATGATGCAATAAACCAACGACTATATGTGCCCACACTGGCCGGCAAAGTGTTCACCATTAATGCCAGAACCTTTTCTCATCAGGATTGGATTGTTGCGCCTAAAGGCAGCCGCGTCGCTCGTATTTCTCCTGATGGAAAACAGCTTCTTGTTATGTCGGCAACCACGACATTCGCCTACTCTTTACCAAAACTGACGTTGCTCTATGAGCGGAAATATGGCGGCAATGCCGTTGTATTCAGCCCCCACGGCCAATATGCGTATATTGGGGGCAACATGAACGAATCACTGCTTAAAATCGAGACAAAAACCGGGAAAGTAATACATGTCTATCCAATTTCTCACTCGGGTGATCTGGCCTATGCGGACGGCAAGGTTTTCTCTGCCAATATGCGCACGGGCATCATGACAGTGCTTTATGTCCATAGTGGGAAAATAGTGAATATATCCACGCCTGAGGTCGATCCCCACTTTAGTTACCACCACATTCCGGAAGCGACGGCAGGATTCATGCAGTTGGCGGTCGATCCGTCACATCATCGACTTTACGCTGCAGGTTTTTCTGGGCACATTTTGAAGTTTTCCACTTCCAAACCCGCTTATCTTGGAGAGATCAGTGTGTCAGCCGCGCCGCGCGGTGCGCCTGATAAATTGAGTGGCATTTCCATACTTGACGGTGGTCGAGATGCTTTTGTTACCGTGGAGAACATCAAAACCTCTGTGGTTGTGAAATTATCGACCGGCCGAATTATCCGCAAATTACCGGGCATAGCGAGTAACCGATGGGTGACCGTTGTCATACCGGCTGCAGGATCTTCTTACAGAGGTCAAGATACTCATGTTGAATACAATTCACCATACCAATGA
- a CDS encoding ArsR/SmtB family transcription factor, protein MDEDTYIAQKLAALSHPARLKMIRLLVQAGPDGIAAGKLGEACGLAANAVTFHLQKLSHAGLIKSRREGQFILYSAQFDALLDMTQALTGACCADSKDKCGERCPTRNAAASQAIAH, encoded by the coding sequence ATGGATGAAGATACGTACATAGCTCAGAAGCTCGCAGCACTTAGCCATCCAGCCCGACTGAAGATGATCCGATTGCTGGTGCAGGCCGGGCCTGATGGCATCGCGGCTGGAAAATTGGGCGAGGCCTGCGGGCTTGCCGCCAACGCAGTGACCTTTCATCTGCAGAAATTAAGCCATGCGGGGTTGATCAAGAGTCGACGCGAGGGACAGTTCATCTTGTACAGCGCCCAGTTCGACGCCCTACTGGATATGACCCAAGCGCTGACCGGGGCTTGCTGTGCGGATTCGAAAGACAAATGCGGCGAACGCTGTCCCACTAGGAATGCGGCGGCGAGCCAAGCGATCGCGCACTGA
- a CDS encoding cytochrome b N-terminal domain-containing protein, whose amino-acid sequence MNIDKFLQNTIKKHMTLEDLLPTQMPAYVNSFAYFFGTMTISSLAVIFVTGVVLTIFGPDWWHFTALGEFVNAMHFWSVEVFYLSVMLHMTFKFFKAAWRDGRARTWMNGWAMFAVSIFSGITGPLLQGNWDAQWNSQQGKDAFSAIGLGWLGWLNYTTVLTLHIVFFAALILILVMAHITFVCSESPVRPIVIDKKKETKNNTSQSS is encoded by the coding sequence ATGAATATCGATAAATTTCTTCAGAACACCATCAAAAAACACATGACCCTGGAGGATTTGCTGCCCACGCAAATGCCCGCTTATGTCAATTCATTCGCGTACTTTTTTGGCACGATGACCATATCCTCGCTCGCCGTGATCTTCGTTACGGGCGTTGTTCTGACAATATTCGGGCCTGATTGGTGGCATTTCACGGCGTTAGGGGAGTTTGTCAATGCCATGCATTTCTGGTCAGTTGAGGTGTTCTATCTGTCGGTCATGTTGCACATGACTTTCAAGTTCTTTAAAGCCGCATGGCGCGATGGACGCGCGCGTACCTGGATGAACGGCTGGGCCATGTTCGCGGTCAGCATCTTTTCAGGTATTACAGGCCCATTGCTGCAGGGAAACTGGGATGCACAGTGGAACTCCCAGCAAGGCAAAGACGCGTTCAGTGCAATCGGTCTGGGCTGGCTGGGCTGGTTGAATTACACCACCGTATTGACTCTGCACATCGTGTTTTTCGCCGCGTTGATTCTGATCCTTGTCATGGCGCACATTACCTTTGTGTGTAGTGAAAGCCCGGTACGCCCGATTGTAATAGACAAGAAAAAAGAAACCAAAAACAACACGAGTCAATCATCATGA
- a CDS encoding rhodanese-like domain-containing protein: MTKKISPDELAELIDNAQNFVLIDTLPRTAYDEGHLPGAISIVSDEILIRAPREVPDRGKMIVVYCASAVCQRAGLAAERLESLGYTNVLHYVDGKRGWLDSGRELEAS, encoded by the coding sequence ATGACTAAAAAGATATCGCCTGATGAACTCGCTGAGCTTATCGATAACGCCCAGAATTTTGTCTTGATTGATACGTTACCGCGTACGGCCTACGATGAAGGTCATTTGCCGGGCGCCATCAGCATCGTATCGGATGAGATCCTGATACGGGCGCCACGTGAAGTTCCGGACCGCGGTAAGATGATTGTGGTCTATTGCGCGAGCGCGGTCTGCCAGCGTGCCGGCTTGGCGGCCGAGCGGCTGGAGTCACTGGGGTATACGAACGTCCTCCATTACGTCGATGGCAAGCGCGGCTGGCTCGACAGCGGGCGAGAACTGGAGGCTTCCTGA